A stretch of the Bubalus kerabau isolate K-KA32 ecotype Philippines breed swamp buffalo chromosome 11, PCC_UOA_SB_1v2, whole genome shotgun sequence genome encodes the following:
- the URM1 gene encoding ubiquitin-related modifier 1 isoform X2 encodes MRISGSCRGGAELLFDGVKKHQVTLPGQEEPWDIRSLLVWIKKNLLKERPELFIQGDSVRPGILVLVNDADWELLGELDYQLQDQDSVLFISTLHGG; translated from the exons ATGCGCATATCCGGGAGTTGTAG AGGCGGTGCGGAGCTCCTGTTCGACGGTGTGAAGAAGCATCAGGTCACCTTGCCTGGACAGGAGGAACCCT GGGATATCCGCAGCCTCCTTGTCTGGATCAAGAAGAATTTGCTAAAAGAGCGGCCAGAGCTGTTCATCCAAGGAGACAGCGT GCGGCCAGGGATTCTGGTGCTGGTTAACGATGCCGACTGGGAACTGCTG GGTGAGCTGGACTACCAGCTTCAGGACCAAGACAGCGTCCTCTTCATCTCCACGCTGCATGGCGGCTAA
- the URM1 gene encoding ubiquitin-related modifier 1 isoform X1: MAAPLSVEVEFGGGAELLFDGVKKHQVTLPGQEEPWDIRSLLVWIKKNLLKERPELFIQGDSVRPGILVLVNDADWELLGELDYQLQDQDSVLFISTLHGG; encoded by the exons ATGGCAGCGCCCTTGTCAGTGGAGGTGGAATTCGG AGGCGGTGCGGAGCTCCTGTTCGACGGTGTGAAGAAGCATCAGGTCACCTTGCCTGGACAGGAGGAACCCT GGGATATCCGCAGCCTCCTTGTCTGGATCAAGAAGAATTTGCTAAAAGAGCGGCCAGAGCTGTTCATCCAAGGAGACAGCGT GCGGCCAGGGATTCTGGTGCTGGTTAACGATGCCGACTGGGAACTGCTG GGTGAGCTGGACTACCAGCTTCAGGACCAAGACAGCGTCCTCTTCATCTCCACGCTGCATGGCGGCTAA